The genomic window TCCCGAAAGCGAAGATATCATAGCTATGACGACTGACTATGGAATAACCTTTGCTTCGATGGTCTGGAAAGATAATATCTTTGCAACACAGTTTCACCCTGAAAAGAGTCAAGAGGCTGGACTAAAGATATTAAAAAATTTTGGAGATTTTGTAAAAACTGCTTGAAGTCAATTTGTCCACAAAACTGTTCTATCCTTCCCATCTAACTTTCCTTTATACAATGCTTTGTCAGCGTTTTTTATCATTTCTTTCCTGTCCTTTCCGTCTGCTGGAAAAGTAGAGATTCCAATAGTAATGGTTATGTGATCTTTTGGAAATGAAGTCCATGTTTTCGGTATTTGTTCCTTGACTGATTTTCTGATTCTTTCAGCAACAAGAAAAGCTTCATTTTTATCAGTTTGAGGCATTATAACTGCAAATTCTTCTCCTCCAAAACGTGATATAACATCAATAACACGCAAACATTCTTTTGCAATATTGGAAATATTCTTGAGTATTTCATCGCCGGCAAGATGTCCTTCTGTATCATTAAACAGTTTAAAGTCATCTATATCAATCATTGCCAATGAAAATTCGAGATTATGACGATTTGAACGTTGGAGTTCTTCGAAAAATCTCTCCTCGAAGTATCGCCTATTAAAAAGTCCAGTGAGCGAGTCGGTGTTTGACAGTTCTTTTAAAAATTCTGCAAGATTGTAGTAGTTTGATCGTTCAAGGGCAATAGATGCATAAGTTGCAAAAGACCTGAGTAATATTAAATCCTCTTCCGAGAAGACTTCACCTGTTATTTTGTCAGAGATATTAAGAACGCCGATAGTCTTGTTCTCGACTTTAAGAGGTATGCTTATAAAAGAGCCGGTTTTGTATTTAGGCCTTTTTCTCGCAAGAATTTGTTTATTTTTTTCAATGTCTTCTACAATAATGGGAACGCCTTCTTTGAATACCCATCCGGCTATGCCTTCTCCAGCCTTTATTCTTATTTCTTTCATGAGGTTTTTATTTATTCCTTTAGCAGCTTTTACCGTAAGATAGGATGTTCCATCTTCTGCCATCATCAGAGACCCTTTTTCTGCTTTTGCAAGGTGCACAGAGGTGTCCAGTATGGTTTCATAGAGCAAATCTGGTTCTTTAACAGGCTTAAGACGTTCAGTTGCAATATTTAGAATGCCCAACTCTCTGGCGCATTTAGTATATATTTCCTGTAACTTAAAAATTCTTAAGATAAAACCTGTGATTTTACACATTTCGGTTATAATTTCAGAATCTTCTCTTGAGAGCGAAGAGTTTAAGATACATAATATTCCAGTCACCTGTCTTTCCGAAATGATAGGAAATAGATGAATGGATGTAACTTTATCATCAAAACCAATACGTAATATATCGATAACTGAATCAGTATAAAGTGGTATCTTTTTTTCGATAACTTCAGCAATAATTCCTGTTATTTGAATTTGTTTGTCCATGAGATAGTTTTTAAGCCGTCCTGTATTGATTTGTATTTTTAATGTATTGTTGTGCCTTGTCATTATAGAGATACTATCAACATTAAACAGAAAAAGTGATGAATCGGCCAGTATATTAAAGATTTCATCTGTCTCTATATCCAGATTTATATCGGATATTAAACTTAGAATAGTTTTAATAGACCTGTATCTTTTCTCATATAAGGAGCTTCTGTAAACATTTCTGATAAAGAGAATTACTATGGATTGGATTTGCCTCGCTATTGCCTGAAATTCAGAAAATTTTAGGAAGATGGGAGTGTTTTCCAGAGGTTTTATTTGTTCTGGGAGTAATCCATATTTTTGGTATTCTGTCATATAGAAATGCTTGAAATCATCAGAAGATAGATATCTCCCTCCTCCAATAATAATGAAAGAAGCATGATTTATACGAACAGGCACAAAGAAATAATATAGCCCTGCTGGGCCTTTGAATATTGAAACATCACCCCTGTAGATAGCAGTCCCAAGATGCTTTTTGATAAATTTGGTATATTCATCACTAAATGTAGTAGATGTTTTTATTAATGAAATAATGGCAGGTTCTTTAGCCGGAGGAATAATAACATTACCTTTATTATCGAAAAAAGTAAGCGATAAGCCAGTCAGATTTGCAATATGGTTCAGTAAAGGAGATATAGTATCTGTATCAAGAGTCTCCATTTTTAATTCCGTGGAGGTTTCTAAATATTTCATCGATCCTTCTTTTTAGCAGAGGATGTATAATATCTGGTGCAATTTCTTTCAACGGTCTCAAGACAAAGTCCCTCTTATGCAAAAAAGGATGAGGGATTCTTAAATTATCCATATTTACA from Nitrospirota bacterium includes these protein-coding regions:
- a CDS encoding diguanylate cyclase; the encoded protein is MKYLETSTELKMETLDTDTISPLLNHIANLTGLSLTFFDNKGNVIIPPAKEPAIISLIKTSTTFSDEYTKFIKKHLGTAIYRGDVSIFKGPAGLYYFFVPVRINHASFIIIGGGRYLSSDDFKHFYMTEYQKYGLLPEQIKPLENTPIFLKFSEFQAIARQIQSIVILFIRNVYRSSLYEKRYRSIKTILSLISDINLDIETDEIFNILADSSLFLFNVDSISIMTRHNNTLKIQINTGRLKNYLMDKQIQITGIIAEVIEKKIPLYTDSVIDILRIGFDDKVTSIHLFPIISERQVTGILCILNSSLSREDSEIITEMCKITGFILRIFKLQEIYTKCARELGILNIATERLKPVKEPDLLYETILDTSVHLAKAEKGSLMMAEDGTSYLTVKAAKGINKNLMKEIRIKAGEGIAGWVFKEGVPIIVEDIEKNKQILARKRPKYKTGSFISIPLKVENKTIGVLNISDKITGEVFSEEDLILLRSFATYASIALERSNYYNLAEFLKELSNTDSLTGLFNRRYFEERFFEELQRSNRHNLEFSLAMIDIDDFKLFNDTEGHLAGDEILKNISNIAKECLRVIDVISRFGGEEFAVIMPQTDKNEAFLVAERIRKSVKEQIPKTWTSFPKDHITITIGISTFPADGKDRKEMIKNADKALYKGKLDGKDRTVLWTN